The following coding sequences are from one Humulus lupulus chromosome X, drHumLupu1.1, whole genome shotgun sequence window:
- the LOC133803450 gene encoding CBS domain-containing protein CBSX3, mitochondrial-like: protein MQRIVQAVNSCQKMVKAAILIEHSHGRDRTKIEKIFSRFGWITPSLSVQEKGLENVTVAEVLMAKGGENTGSWLWCLSDDIVNDAVKNMARNNIGSLVVLKPGHAQHVAGIITERDYLRKIILEGRSPMHTRVGEIMTDESKLITVKSSTNILEAMQIMTDKQIRHVPVIDGRLVGMISIKDVVRAVVQQQSGELKRLNEFIRGDYY, encoded by the exons ATGCAAAGGATTGTGCAAGCTGTAAATTCGTGCCAGAAAATGGTGAAAGCTGCAATTTTAATAGAGCATTCACATGGGAGAGACAGGACCAAAATAGAGAaaatattttcccgttttggttggATAACGCCGTCTTTATCAGTACAAGAGAAAGGATTGGAGAATGTAACGGTGGCAGAGGTACTTATGGCCAAGGGTGGAGAAAACACAGGCTCTTGGCTCTGGTGCCTTTCAGACGACATAGTCAATGATGCCGTCAAAAAT ATGGCTCGAAACAACATCGGATCTTTAGTGGTGTTAAAGCCGGGACACGCACAACATGTTGCTGGAATCATTACAGAAAGAG ATTATCTAAGGAAAATAATCTTAGAAGGAAGATCTCCAATGCATACAAGAGTAGGAGAAATAATGACGGACGAG AGCAAATTAATTACGGTGAAATCTAGCACAAACATTCTTGAAGCCATGCAGATTATGACAG ATAAACAGATTAGGCATGTTCCAGTCATCGATGGTAGGCTGGTTGGCATGATCTCTATCAAGGATGTTGTCCGAGCAGTGGTGCAACAGCAAAGTGGGGAACTAAAACGACTAAATGAGTTCATTAGAGGAGATTACTATTAG
- the LOC133807415 gene encoding U-box domain-containing protein 5-like isoform X1 — protein sequence MQLVPIFSCIICRVGTPVFISILSFWDFPLGKLLKVLKSTTKMERSSGVQEIPYYFQVKVHRLICAELLKFLDRISQIFPDIESSRPRGSSGIPALCSLQDSMDKAKSIIQYCSESSKLYLAITGETILSRCGRIRQTLDSCLSQVQNMVPLLLAAKISGIIHDLRNANFLFDSADEEAGKAILALLQKDIAATSKATGKELEALKLAALKLKITSPLAVLIEKRSIKRLIDKTDNSSTRKKILKYLLYLLRKYGNVILQCQSNTTSAAQLEESQLELVDDSGSPEPPQEFKCPISGRLMYDPVIIASGKTFERIWIERWFDEYNDTCPITNTKLDHLLVTPNCAMKGLITKWCSKYEILIPNPCLQPFPASISMSRISGSSSIVSFGSFMDNLKLQVSNVSIHSSNNSCGSDLSDSTGNCGFKNGFVQMNYQSQNSHSSDYSHENVLGLLFKLTELSWESQCKAVEDVKEKLEGSDQEYLWVTSEDYANPLIKFMNKARELCDLKAQREGAKVLSAILTKNRNEMPPFQGDSIYVLTSYLDSEITGEALAIIELLSYEQSYQSMMLGSGVLPSILKVLQTQTREFHILSMKILSNLSTDSDISYHMVYLDYIPKLVRFLDDTLLSVYGIEIIKKLCSIEEARVAVADNIEWVAAIGKLLEQRGEEQEHALDILQSLCHDGPQYCQLVMSEEIVQSLFHISENGNAKGQSIARELLKHLGHTTCHNSPVLSTPNAFSEVRTPSSSCDSKKQRTSSRGFWLLGRDMSIFSRGR from the exons ATGCAGTTAGTGCCAATCTTCTCGTGT ATTATATGTCGAGTTGGCACACCGGTCTTCATTAGCATACTGAGTTTTTGGGACTTTCCACTAGGAAAATT GTTGAAGGTGCTTAAATCAACTACTAAAATGGAACGTAGTTCAGGTGTTCAGGAAATCCCATATTATTTCCAAGTTAAG GTGCATCGATTGATATGCGCAGAGCTCCTGAAATTCCTTGATAGAATATCACAGATATTTCCAGACATCGAGTCTTCTCGACCACGAGGCTCATCTGGAATACCGGCACTATGCTCATTACAAGATTCAATGGATAAAGCGAAGTCAATTATTCAGTACTGCTCTGAGTCCAGTAAACTTTATTTG GCGATTACTGGAGAAACGATATTGTCAAGATGTGGAAGGATACGTCAAACCTTGGATTCTTGTCTAAGCCAAGTTCAAAATATGGTTCCATTACTGCTGGCTGCAAAG ATATCCGGAATCATTCATGATCTCAGGAATGCAAATTTTCTATTTGATTCTGCAGACGAAGAGGCCGGGAAGGCTATACTAGCACTGTTGCAGAAGGACATAGCTGCAACAAGCAAGGCGACCGGAAAAGAACTTGAGGCTCTTAAACTTGCAGCTCTAAAGCTTAAAATTACATCCCCTTTGGCAGTCTTAATAGAGAAAAGGTCTATTAAGAGGCTGATTGATAAAACAGATAATAGTTCCACAAGGAAAAAAATATTGAAGTATCTTTTGTATCTTCTAAGGAAATATGGGAATGTGATTTTGCAATGCCAAAGCAATACCACATCTGCTGCTCAACTAGAAGAGTCACAGCTTGAGCTTGTTGATGACAGTGGCTCACCTGAACCGCCTCAAGAATTTAAATGTCCCATCTCTGGGAGGTTGATGTATGATCCTGTGATTATTGCCTCTGGGAAGACATTTGAGCGAATTTGGATAGAGAGGTGGTTCGACGAGTATAATGACACTTGCCCCATAACTAATACAAAGCTTGATCACTTGTTAGTGACTCCAAATTGTGCAATGAAGGGACTCATCACAAAATGGTGTTCCAAGTATGAAATTCTTATTCCTAATCCGTGTCTGCAACCTTTTCCTGCTTCAATTTCCATGTCAAGAATATCAGGCTCCAGTTCAATTGTCAGCTTTGGCAGTTTTATGGACAACTTGAAACTTCAAGTCAGCAATGTGTCCATTCACTCTTCTAACAATAGTTGTGGATCAGATTTATCAGACAGCACTGGCAATTGTGGTTTCAAGAATGGGTTTGTTCAGATGAATTATCAGTCTCAAAATTCTCATTCTTCTGATTATAGCCATGAAAATGTATTAGGTTTGCTCTTCAAGTTAACCGAACTTTCTTGGGAATCTCAGTGCAAGGCTGTGGAAGATGTAAAGGAGAAATTGGAAGGTAGTGACCAAGAATATCTTTGGGTGACTTCTGAAGATTACGCTAATCCATTGATCAAATTTATGAACAAAGCAAGAGAATTGTGTGATCTGAAAGCACAAAGAGAGGGAGCAAAGGTGCTTTCTGCAATTTTGACTAAGAACAG AAATGAAATGCCACCCTTTCAAGGAGACTCCATTTATGTGTTGACATCCTACTTAGATTCAGAGATCACTGGAGAAGCCCTTGCAATCATAGAACTTTTATCTTATGAACAGAGCTATCAGTCTATGATGTTGGGTTCTGGTGTTCTTCCTTCCATCTTAAAAGTCCTTCAAACTCAGACAAGAGAATTTCACATTCTTTCTATGAAGATACTGAGTAATCTATCCACAGACAGTGACATAAGTTACCACATGGTGTATTTGGATTACATCCCAAAGCTGGTTCGATTTTTGGATGACACACTTCTTTCGGTGTATGGCATTGAAATCATAAAGAAGTTATGTAGCATTGAGGAGGCCAGGGTAGCAGTTGCTGATAACATTGAATGGGTTGCTGCCATTGGAAAACTACTAGAGCAACGTGGAGAGGAACAAGAACATGCATTGGACATTCTACAGTCGCTATGCCACGATGGACCTCAATATTGTCAACTGGTTATGAGTGAAGAAATCGTCCAATCTTTATTCCATATATCAGAAAATGGAAACGCGAAGGGGCAATCAATTGCACGAGAATTACTCAAGCATTTAGGGCATACGACATGTCATAATTCTCCAGTACTTTCAACTCCTAATGCATTTTCGGAGGTTCGTACCCCATCATCCTCATGCGACTCCAAAAAACAGAGAACATCTTCCAGAGGGTTTTGGTTGCTGGGTAGGGATATGTCAATATTCTCAAGAGGCAGATAG
- the LOC133807415 gene encoding U-box domain-containing protein 5-like isoform X2, with the protein MERSSGVQEIPYYFQVKVHRLICAELLKFLDRISQIFPDIESSRPRGSSGIPALCSLQDSMDKAKSIIQYCSESSKLYLAITGETILSRCGRIRQTLDSCLSQVQNMVPLLLAAKISGIIHDLRNANFLFDSADEEAGKAILALLQKDIAATSKATGKELEALKLAALKLKITSPLAVLIEKRSIKRLIDKTDNSSTRKKILKYLLYLLRKYGNVILQCQSNTTSAAQLEESQLELVDDSGSPEPPQEFKCPISGRLMYDPVIIASGKTFERIWIERWFDEYNDTCPITNTKLDHLLVTPNCAMKGLITKWCSKYEILIPNPCLQPFPASISMSRISGSSSIVSFGSFMDNLKLQVSNVSIHSSNNSCGSDLSDSTGNCGFKNGFVQMNYQSQNSHSSDYSHENVLGLLFKLTELSWESQCKAVEDVKEKLEGSDQEYLWVTSEDYANPLIKFMNKARELCDLKAQREGAKVLSAILTKNRNEMPPFQGDSIYVLTSYLDSEITGEALAIIELLSYEQSYQSMMLGSGVLPSILKVLQTQTREFHILSMKILSNLSTDSDISYHMVYLDYIPKLVRFLDDTLLSVYGIEIIKKLCSIEEARVAVADNIEWVAAIGKLLEQRGEEQEHALDILQSLCHDGPQYCQLVMSEEIVQSLFHISENGNAKGQSIARELLKHLGHTTCHNSPVLSTPNAFSEVRTPSSSCDSKKQRTSSRGFWLLGRDMSIFSRGR; encoded by the exons ATGGAACGTAGTTCAGGTGTTCAGGAAATCCCATATTATTTCCAAGTTAAG GTGCATCGATTGATATGCGCAGAGCTCCTGAAATTCCTTGATAGAATATCACAGATATTTCCAGACATCGAGTCTTCTCGACCACGAGGCTCATCTGGAATACCGGCACTATGCTCATTACAAGATTCAATGGATAAAGCGAAGTCAATTATTCAGTACTGCTCTGAGTCCAGTAAACTTTATTTG GCGATTACTGGAGAAACGATATTGTCAAGATGTGGAAGGATACGTCAAACCTTGGATTCTTGTCTAAGCCAAGTTCAAAATATGGTTCCATTACTGCTGGCTGCAAAG ATATCCGGAATCATTCATGATCTCAGGAATGCAAATTTTCTATTTGATTCTGCAGACGAAGAGGCCGGGAAGGCTATACTAGCACTGTTGCAGAAGGACATAGCTGCAACAAGCAAGGCGACCGGAAAAGAACTTGAGGCTCTTAAACTTGCAGCTCTAAAGCTTAAAATTACATCCCCTTTGGCAGTCTTAATAGAGAAAAGGTCTATTAAGAGGCTGATTGATAAAACAGATAATAGTTCCACAAGGAAAAAAATATTGAAGTATCTTTTGTATCTTCTAAGGAAATATGGGAATGTGATTTTGCAATGCCAAAGCAATACCACATCTGCTGCTCAACTAGAAGAGTCACAGCTTGAGCTTGTTGATGACAGTGGCTCACCTGAACCGCCTCAAGAATTTAAATGTCCCATCTCTGGGAGGTTGATGTATGATCCTGTGATTATTGCCTCTGGGAAGACATTTGAGCGAATTTGGATAGAGAGGTGGTTCGACGAGTATAATGACACTTGCCCCATAACTAATACAAAGCTTGATCACTTGTTAGTGACTCCAAATTGTGCAATGAAGGGACTCATCACAAAATGGTGTTCCAAGTATGAAATTCTTATTCCTAATCCGTGTCTGCAACCTTTTCCTGCTTCAATTTCCATGTCAAGAATATCAGGCTCCAGTTCAATTGTCAGCTTTGGCAGTTTTATGGACAACTTGAAACTTCAAGTCAGCAATGTGTCCATTCACTCTTCTAACAATAGTTGTGGATCAGATTTATCAGACAGCACTGGCAATTGTGGTTTCAAGAATGGGTTTGTTCAGATGAATTATCAGTCTCAAAATTCTCATTCTTCTGATTATAGCCATGAAAATGTATTAGGTTTGCTCTTCAAGTTAACCGAACTTTCTTGGGAATCTCAGTGCAAGGCTGTGGAAGATGTAAAGGAGAAATTGGAAGGTAGTGACCAAGAATATCTTTGGGTGACTTCTGAAGATTACGCTAATCCATTGATCAAATTTATGAACAAAGCAAGAGAATTGTGTGATCTGAAAGCACAAAGAGAGGGAGCAAAGGTGCTTTCTGCAATTTTGACTAAGAACAG AAATGAAATGCCACCCTTTCAAGGAGACTCCATTTATGTGTTGACATCCTACTTAGATTCAGAGATCACTGGAGAAGCCCTTGCAATCATAGAACTTTTATCTTATGAACAGAGCTATCAGTCTATGATGTTGGGTTCTGGTGTTCTTCCTTCCATCTTAAAAGTCCTTCAAACTCAGACAAGAGAATTTCACATTCTTTCTATGAAGATACTGAGTAATCTATCCACAGACAGTGACATAAGTTACCACATGGTGTATTTGGATTACATCCCAAAGCTGGTTCGATTTTTGGATGACACACTTCTTTCGGTGTATGGCATTGAAATCATAAAGAAGTTATGTAGCATTGAGGAGGCCAGGGTAGCAGTTGCTGATAACATTGAATGGGTTGCTGCCATTGGAAAACTACTAGAGCAACGTGGAGAGGAACAAGAACATGCATTGGACATTCTACAGTCGCTATGCCACGATGGACCTCAATATTGTCAACTGGTTATGAGTGAAGAAATCGTCCAATCTTTATTCCATATATCAGAAAATGGAAACGCGAAGGGGCAATCAATTGCACGAGAATTACTCAAGCATTTAGGGCATACGACATGTCATAATTCTCCAGTACTTTCAACTCCTAATGCATTTTCGGAGGTTCGTACCCCATCATCCTCATGCGACTCCAAAAAACAGAGAACATCTTCCAGAGGGTTTTGGTTGCTGGGTAGGGATATGTCAATATTCTCAAGAGGCAGATAG
- the LOC133806572 gene encoding uncharacterized protein LOC133806572 → MAERRQPFRFRLPWSTPRRSTDKQTQRSSPTSEASRAPSQPSSVTPSRHVSKPAGKVSQPATSQPQPPQPPPKAEVQLSTPSPSGAVTKSQKETPSKPTSKPPTPFGAATKSSKETPSKPTAKSQTPSKPTVKPQTPSRAATESPKETPSVSTIKPQTISTPSAKLQIPSRVATESPKETSFAPKSKLQTPSQAATEFPKETPYVPTTKPQTPTPSAKLQTPSRAATESPNETSSAPKSKPQTSSSVATESQTSKPQTPSHVVTESPKETSSASTAKPLTLSHATTESPKETSSALIGKPQTPSHTVIESLKETSFTPTGKPQAPSRATIESPKETPSVPTIKPQTSSTPSSKLQTPSHVVIESQKETSSAPTSKHQTPSRAAIESLKEISSTSTVKPQTPSREVTESPKETSSAPTGSPQTPSRATTEAPKETSSTPTGKPQTPSRVVIESSKETSSTPTNKPQITPSRAVVESPKETSSTPTSKPQIPSHIATESPKETSSQTVKPQTPSRATTESSKEIPFVATTKPQTSSTPIGKPQTSSPAATEFPKETPSSPTVKPQIPTHVATESPKEKSSPIVIESIKATSQSTSSLSAANTDVKPPSPSSAATKSPKVTQPATIGKNQSSSSTTTKSPKANSQPASSTPFANATGKPQAPSLAEIEASKATSHSTSSPSSETAIAKSPSPSLVASKSQVNSKPASPPQVKTQSSTTSVLSSPPQEDLKSKASVVSPSQSHGTSKSQPELGRSSHSQSLTSQVARIANLEVSSPTGNAAQQKPKDGIVSPSSSSPEKSQVGTQAQSSPYEQEPEKESTSMLSQLEPESKEKITSETKKIKTPQDVPDAKEKKEVLLTMATSMPLSKEVVEDATPPHKSDLKPLAELEKLEQLKKIVELPKEEKTYMAVYEETIQKTISELVPIQVSGKDTTNICSGAFHEPEGQQKRETSDKVETIATTTKTDTSLHPTEGNTITSFQKSVSTIEEEAPLQKDIKEDISRLVQKLTTRSQVDEKPITAITLTGENRGATMHMSSKPAKKEVSYHIHQGYKTNPDKNLENETSIVGEASSKRKRHRDQMKREARSPKAYVNNNVQSVNNSIVFDASIEERNPGVQLTYSQHTNDEVDQVVDW, encoded by the coding sequence ATGGCAGAACGAAGACAACCATTCCGCTTTCGACTACCTTGGTCAACCCCTCGGCGCTCTACTGACAAACAAACACAACGCTCTAGTCCCACATCAGAAGCTTCACGAGCACCGTCCCAGCCATCATCTGTTACCCCTTCACGACATGTGTCTAAACCTGCTGGGAAAGTCTCTCAGCCTGCTACTTCCCAGCCTCAACCGCCTCAACCACCTCCCAAAGCTGAAGTTCAGTTATCAACTCCATCACCATCTGGTGCCGTCACCAAGTCCCAAAAAGAAACACCTTCTAAACCAACTTCCAAACCTCCAACACCATTTGGTGCAGCCACTAAGTCCTCAAAAGAAACACCAtctaaacccactgccaaatctcAAACACCATCTAAACCAACTGTCAAACCTCAAACACCATCTCGAGCCGCCACAGAGTCCCCAAAAGAAACACCATCTGTCTCAACTATCAAACCCCAAACAATTTCTACACCAAGTGCCAAACTTCAAATACCATCTCGTGTAGCCACTGAATCCCCAAAAGAAACATCTTTTGCCCCAAAAAGCAAACTTCAAACACCATCTCAAGCTGCCACAGAGTTCCCAAAAGAAACACCATATGTTCCAACTACCAAACCCCAAACTCCTACTCCAAGTGCCAAACTTCAAACACCATCTCGTGCAGCCACTGAATCCCCAAATGAAACTTCTTCTGCCCCAAAAAGCAAACCTCAAACATCATCTAGTGTAGCCACCGAATCCCAAACTAGCAAACCTCAAACCCCATCTCATGTAGTCACTGAATCCCCAAAAGAAACATCTTCTGCCTCAACAGCCAAACCTTTAACTCTATCTCATGCAACTACTGAATCCCCAAAAGAAACATCTTCTGCCCTAATAGGAAAACCTCAAACCCCATCTCATACAGTCATCGAATCCCTAAAAGAAACATCATTTACCCCAACAGGCAAACCTCAAGCACCATCTCGAGCCACCATTGAGTCCCCAAAAGAAACACCATCTGTCCCAACTATCAAACCCCAAACATCTTCTACTCCAAGTTCCAAACTTCAAACACCATCTCATGTAGTCATCGAATCCCAAAAAGAAACATCATCTGCCCCAACAAGCAAACACCAAACTCCATCTCGTGCAGCCATCGAATCGTTAAAAGAAATATCTTCTACCTCAACAGTCAAACCTCAAACCCCATCTCGTGAAGTCACTGAATCCCCAAAAGAAACATCTTCTGCCCCAACAGGATCACCTCAAACACCCTCTCGTGCAACCACCGAAGCCCCAAAAGAAACATCTTCTACCCCAACAGGAAAACCTCAAACCCCATCTCGTGTAGTCATTGAATCCTCAAAAGAAACATCTTCTACCCCAACAAACAAGCCTCAAATAACCCCATCCCGTGCAGTTGTCGAATCCCCAAAAGAAACATCTTCTACCCCAACAAGCAAACCTCAAATACCATCTCATATAGCCACTGAATCCCCAAAAGAAACATCTTCTCAAACAGTCAAACCTCAAACACCATCTCGAGCCACCACTGAGTCCTCAAAAGAAATACCATTTGTCGCAACCACCAAACCCCAAACATCTTCTACTCCAATAGGCAAACCTCAAACATCATCTCCAGCAGCCACTGAGTTCCCAAAAGAAACACCATCATCTCCAACTGTCAAACCCCAAATACCAACTCATGTAGCCACTGAGTCCCCAAAAGAAAAATCATCTCCCATAGTTATTGAGTCCATAAAAGCTACTTCCCAATCAACTTCTTCACTATCGGCTGCAAATACAGATGTAAAACCTCCATCACCATCAAGTGCAGCCACCAAGTCTCCAAAAGTAACACAACCAGCCACAATTGGTAAGAATCAATCCTCATCGAGTACAACCACTAAGTCCCCAAAAGCCAATTCCCAACCAGCTTCTTCAACACCTTTTGCAAATGCAACTGGTAAACCCCAAGCACCTTCTCTCGCAGAAATCGAGGCCTCAAAAGCTACTTCCCACTCCACCTCTTCACCATCTAGCGAGACTGCTATAGCTAAATCACCATCTCCATCTCTTGTAGCAAGTAAATCCCAGGTCAATTCCAAACCTGCCTCGCCACCTCAAGTAAAGACTCAAAGTAGCACAACCTCTGTGTTATCATCACCTCCACAAGAAGACCTCAAGTCCAAGGCAAGCGTTGTTTCTCCTTCTCAATCTCATGGAACTTCTAAATCTCAACCAGAGTTAGGAAGATCGTCTCATTCACAATCTCTAACTTCTCAGGTTGCCCGAATAGCTAATTTGGAAGTTTCTTCTCCAACTGGCAATGCTGCTCAACAAAAACCAAAGGATGGCATTGTATCTCCATCTTCATCTTCGCCTGAGAAATCGCAAGTCGGAACTCAAGCTCAATCGTCTCCTTATGAGCAAGAACCAGAGAAAGAATCAACATCTATGTTGTCACAGTTGGAGCCTGAATCAAAAGAGAAAATCACATCTGAAACTAAAAAGATAAAGACCCCTCAAGATGTTCCCGACGCAAAGGAGAAAAAAGAAGTTCTATTGACTATGGCAACATCCATGCCACTTTCTAAAGAAGTTGTCGAGGATGCTACCCCACCCCATAAGTCAGATTTGAAGCCCCTGGCTGAATTAGAGAAACTTGAACAATTGAAGAAAATAGTTGAACTTCCAAAAGAAGAAAAGACATATATGGCAGTTTATGAAGAAACAATCCAGAAAACAATCAGCGAACTAGTTCCAATACAAGTTTCCGGAAAAGACACCACGAACATATGCAGTGGTGCATTTCACGAACCAGAAGGGCAACAAAAGCGAGAAACTTCTGACAAAGTGGAGACTATAGCCACCACCACCAAAACTGATACGTCATTACATCCAACTGAGGGAAACACAATCACTTCTTTTCAAAAGTCAGTTTCGACCATAGAGGAAGAAGCTCCTCTACAAAAGGATATCAAAGAAGACATTTCTAGACTTGTTCAAAAGCTCACCACTAGATCTCAAGTGGATGAAAAGCCAATCACTGCCATCACCTTAACTGGTGAAAATAGAGGAGCGACAATGCACATGAGCTCTAAACCAGCAAAAAAGGAAGtatcatatcatattcatcaaggTTATAAGACTAACCCAGATAAGAACCTTGAAAATGAAACCTCAATTGTTGGAGAAGCAAGCTCAAAAAGAAAGAGGCATAGAGATCAAATGAAAAGAGAAGCTCGTTCACCAAAAGCTTATGTTAACAACAATGTACAGAGTGTCAACAACTCCATCGTCTTCGATGCTTCAATCGAAGAAAGGAATCCGGGTGTTCAGCTAACCTACTCTCAACACACCAATGACGAGGTAGATCAAGTAGTCGACTGGTAA
- the LOC133807415 gene encoding U-box domain-containing protein 5-like isoform X3 yields the protein MDKAKSIIQYCSESSKLYLAITGETILSRCGRIRQTLDSCLSQVQNMVPLLLAAKISGIIHDLRNANFLFDSADEEAGKAILALLQKDIAATSKATGKELEALKLAALKLKITSPLAVLIEKRSIKRLIDKTDNSSTRKKILKYLLYLLRKYGNVILQCQSNTTSAAQLEESQLELVDDSGSPEPPQEFKCPISGRLMYDPVIIASGKTFERIWIERWFDEYNDTCPITNTKLDHLLVTPNCAMKGLITKWCSKYEILIPNPCLQPFPASISMSRISGSSSIVSFGSFMDNLKLQVSNVSIHSSNNSCGSDLSDSTGNCGFKNGFVQMNYQSQNSHSSDYSHENVLGLLFKLTELSWESQCKAVEDVKEKLEGSDQEYLWVTSEDYANPLIKFMNKARELCDLKAQREGAKVLSAILTKNRNEMPPFQGDSIYVLTSYLDSEITGEALAIIELLSYEQSYQSMMLGSGVLPSILKVLQTQTREFHILSMKILSNLSTDSDISYHMVYLDYIPKLVRFLDDTLLSVYGIEIIKKLCSIEEARVAVADNIEWVAAIGKLLEQRGEEQEHALDILQSLCHDGPQYCQLVMSEEIVQSLFHISENGNAKGQSIARELLKHLGHTTCHNSPVLSTPNAFSEVRTPSSSCDSKKQRTSSRGFWLLGRDMSIFSRGR from the exons ATGGATAAAGCGAAGTCAATTATTCAGTACTGCTCTGAGTCCAGTAAACTTTATTTG GCGATTACTGGAGAAACGATATTGTCAAGATGTGGAAGGATACGTCAAACCTTGGATTCTTGTCTAAGCCAAGTTCAAAATATGGTTCCATTACTGCTGGCTGCAAAG ATATCCGGAATCATTCATGATCTCAGGAATGCAAATTTTCTATTTGATTCTGCAGACGAAGAGGCCGGGAAGGCTATACTAGCACTGTTGCAGAAGGACATAGCTGCAACAAGCAAGGCGACCGGAAAAGAACTTGAGGCTCTTAAACTTGCAGCTCTAAAGCTTAAAATTACATCCCCTTTGGCAGTCTTAATAGAGAAAAGGTCTATTAAGAGGCTGATTGATAAAACAGATAATAGTTCCACAAGGAAAAAAATATTGAAGTATCTTTTGTATCTTCTAAGGAAATATGGGAATGTGATTTTGCAATGCCAAAGCAATACCACATCTGCTGCTCAACTAGAAGAGTCACAGCTTGAGCTTGTTGATGACAGTGGCTCACCTGAACCGCCTCAAGAATTTAAATGTCCCATCTCTGGGAGGTTGATGTATGATCCTGTGATTATTGCCTCTGGGAAGACATTTGAGCGAATTTGGATAGAGAGGTGGTTCGACGAGTATAATGACACTTGCCCCATAACTAATACAAAGCTTGATCACTTGTTAGTGACTCCAAATTGTGCAATGAAGGGACTCATCACAAAATGGTGTTCCAAGTATGAAATTCTTATTCCTAATCCGTGTCTGCAACCTTTTCCTGCTTCAATTTCCATGTCAAGAATATCAGGCTCCAGTTCAATTGTCAGCTTTGGCAGTTTTATGGACAACTTGAAACTTCAAGTCAGCAATGTGTCCATTCACTCTTCTAACAATAGTTGTGGATCAGATTTATCAGACAGCACTGGCAATTGTGGTTTCAAGAATGGGTTTGTTCAGATGAATTATCAGTCTCAAAATTCTCATTCTTCTGATTATAGCCATGAAAATGTATTAGGTTTGCTCTTCAAGTTAACCGAACTTTCTTGGGAATCTCAGTGCAAGGCTGTGGAAGATGTAAAGGAGAAATTGGAAGGTAGTGACCAAGAATATCTTTGGGTGACTTCTGAAGATTACGCTAATCCATTGATCAAATTTATGAACAAAGCAAGAGAATTGTGTGATCTGAAAGCACAAAGAGAGGGAGCAAAGGTGCTTTCTGCAATTTTGACTAAGAACAG AAATGAAATGCCACCCTTTCAAGGAGACTCCATTTATGTGTTGACATCCTACTTAGATTCAGAGATCACTGGAGAAGCCCTTGCAATCATAGAACTTTTATCTTATGAACAGAGCTATCAGTCTATGATGTTGGGTTCTGGTGTTCTTCCTTCCATCTTAAAAGTCCTTCAAACTCAGACAAGAGAATTTCACATTCTTTCTATGAAGATACTGAGTAATCTATCCACAGACAGTGACATAAGTTACCACATGGTGTATTTGGATTACATCCCAAAGCTGGTTCGATTTTTGGATGACACACTTCTTTCGGTGTATGGCATTGAAATCATAAAGAAGTTATGTAGCATTGAGGAGGCCAGGGTAGCAGTTGCTGATAACATTGAATGGGTTGCTGCCATTGGAAAACTACTAGAGCAACGTGGAGAGGAACAAGAACATGCATTGGACATTCTACAGTCGCTATGCCACGATGGACCTCAATATTGTCAACTGGTTATGAGTGAAGAAATCGTCCAATCTTTATTCCATATATCAGAAAATGGAAACGCGAAGGGGCAATCAATTGCACGAGAATTACTCAAGCATTTAGGGCATACGACATGTCATAATTCTCCAGTACTTTCAACTCCTAATGCATTTTCGGAGGTTCGTACCCCATCATCCTCATGCGACTCCAAAAAACAGAGAACATCTTCCAGAGGGTTTTGGTTGCTGGGTAGGGATATGTCAATATTCTCAAGAGGCAGATAG